One segment of Macrotis lagotis isolate mMagLag1 chromosome 1, bilby.v1.9.chrom.fasta, whole genome shotgun sequence DNA contains the following:
- the LOC141509152 gene encoding leukocyte-associated immunoglobulin-like receptor 2, whose amino-acid sequence MTPILSALLSLGLCLDQRMWAQADLPPRPFLRADTGPLVSLGRRVTLRCRGSRGAEMYVLEKGQESGRMVIQDMKPSGIEGEFPIPSVTAQDAGIYSCRYNHSSGWSQPSHPLKLVVTVPVASQSSPTQPQLGLWGGGSGSAIPGFPSDEGGVFKVRNPNFSKLEAPEGPLKPLVPPLPNTGPS is encoded by the exons ATGACCCCCATCCTCTCTGCCCTGCTGAGCCTTG GGCTATGTCTGGACCAGAGAATGTGGGCACAGGCAG ACCTACCCCCCAGGCCCTTCCTCAGGGCAGACACTGGTCCTTTAGTGTCTCTAGGGAGAAGAGTGACCCTCAGGTGCCGGGGGTCAAGGGGGGCTGAAATGTATGTACTGGAGAAAGGACAAGAGTCTGGCCGGATGGTGATCCAGGACATGAAGCCCTCAGGAATAGAGGGCGAGTTTCCCATCCCTTCTGTGACAGCGCAGGATGCTGGCATCTACTCCTGCCGCTACAATCACTCCTCTGGCTGGTCACAGCCCAGTCACCCCCTGAAGCTGGTGGTGACAG TCCCTGTGGCCTCTCAGTCCTCACCCACACAGCCACAGCTGGGACTTTGGGGAGGGGGCTCAGGTTCTGCCATCCCTGGCTTCCCCAGTGATGAGGGAGGGGTCTTTAAGGTACGAAACCCCAATTTCTCTAAGCTGGAAGCACCAGAAGGACCTCTGAAGCCCCTGGTCCCTCCTCTGCCCAACACTGGCCCCTCCTGA